Within the Nitratireductor basaltis genome, the region GCGCATCTGCTGAGCCAGAGAGCGATCGCCGAAGGCGCGCGACTGCGGCGCGATCTGTCAGTGGAGCGCCCGGTTTCCTGCCCAGTCTCGGAGCTGTTCCTTGCTTTCGAGTGCGGTCTTTCCGATCCATCCTCTGGACTGGCGGCGAACCCGCTTCTCGGCTGCATCGCCGATTGGCTGGTGGATGCTGGTGGCAGCGTAGTGCTTGGCGAAACCATTGAATGGCTCGGCACCGAAGATGAGCTGGCGCGCCGCGCCGCCACGCCTAAGGTGGGCGAGGCGCTGAGGCGGGCCGTTGCCGAACGGCTGGCACTGGCCCATGCCGCCGGCGTGGACTTGCTGGGCACCAACCCCAACGCCGCCAACATCAAGGCAGGGCTCAGCACCATTGAGGAAAAAGCCAGCGGGGCGGTTCTCAAAGCCGGAACCCGTGCAATTCAGTCGGTGCTCGCGTATGCCGAGGCACCCGCCACAGCGGGCCTACACTTCATGGACGCGCCCAGCTATTCGCCCGAATCCCTCACCGGTTTCGTAGCGAGCGGAGCACAGATGATCCTGTTCACCACCGGGCTCGGCAACAGTTATTGTAGTGCCTTGGCTCCAACGCTGAAGCTAACTGCCAATGCCAGGACCGCCGGGTCCCTTCCCCACCAGATCGACTTCGACGCCTCGGATGTCCTGGCTGGCCGGAACTTGCAGGACGTCGCGCAGGACCTACGCAGGTGCATCGCCGCCACTGCATCTGGGCAGCTGACCTTCGGCGAGATCCTGGGCGAAGGCGCGGAATCCATCAGCCGCTTTGGAGCCGCCATATGACGGTCACCGCCCAGTCAGTCAACCCCGGCGACAGGGTCGCCTATCTGCTCGCCGATGTGCCCGCGGGTGGCGCCGTGAAGACCGTCACCGGCACGCTCACCGCACGCGACAGCATCCCAGCTTTCCACAAGATCGCCCTGAAAGATATCGCAGCGGGCGAAATCCTACATCGCGGCGGCTGGCCTATCGGCCGCATCACGGCAGACACCCCGGCGGGCGCGCATGTGCATGTGCACAACCTCGTCAGTGCCTATTCGACGCCAAAGGAGACGAAATGACTGAGTTGCCACGAGCTCTCGAAAAGGGGCTGTCTTTCAAGAGGAAACTGGCCGAGGGGCATGCGGTTTCGGGCGCGTGGTCGACTCTGGGTTCGCCCGAAGCTGCCTGCCTGATGGCCGCCGCCGGATTGGACTATCTGCTGATCGACCTCGAGCATGGCCGTGGCGGGCTCG harbors:
- a CDS encoding UxaA family hydrolase produces the protein MTVTAQSVNPGDRVAYLLADVPAGGAVKTVTGTLTARDSIPAFHKIALKDIAAGEILHRGGWPIGRITADTPAGAHVHVHNLVSAYSTPKETK
- a CDS encoding UxaA family hydrolase; translation: MSGIDTFLGFPRPSGRPGIRNRLLVLNCTGLTDAAARRVAFALPGSVFASTMFGMGMVGADAGFHTAALAGMATHPNCGAVLLIGADRTRLDQMIAVVKAAGRPFVALGLDDTGHDAHLLSQRAIAEGARLRRDLSVERPVSCPVSELFLAFECGLSDPSSGLAANPLLGCIADWLVDAGGSVVLGETIEWLGTEDELARRAATPKVGEALRRAVAERLALAHAAGVDLLGTNPNAANIKAGLSTIEEKASGAVLKAGTRAIQSVLAYAEAPATAGLHFMDAPSYSPESLTGFVASGAQMILFTTGLGNSYCSALAPTLKLTANARTAGSLPHQIDFDASDVLAGRNLQDVAQDLRRCIAATASGQLTFGEILGEGAESISRFGAAI